The nucleotide sequence ATATTTGGGCTCCCCGGAAACCCTGCAGCTGCGCTTAGTTGTTTTTACATCTATGTATATCCTCTTTTAAAGAAATATGAAGGCGCGGATCATATGAACCTTCCAATTATTTCTTTGCCTTTGTTATCTGATTATACGGTAAAGGGAACTCAGGCACAATTTCTAAAAGCACGGATAGAAGGTGCTGGAGTGACTATTTTAGGAGGACAGAGCTCTGCTATGGTACGTGCTTTTGGAGATGCCAATGCCCTGGTTTGCCTACCTGTGAATTCTATGGAAATAAGAAAAGGCCAGAACGTAAAAACACTACTATTACCCACCAAATAACAGTTTGTTATGAACGATTACAAAATAAAAAGTAGGATTTGGATTGAAGTAGGGGATAATGTTTTGTTTGGTGAGGGTAGAGTGCGTTTACTAAAGGAAATTGAGACACAAGGCTCATTGTCAAAAGCGGCAAAGTCTATTGGCATGTCTTATAAAAAAGCATGGACGCTAGTAGATGCCGTTAACAAATCGGCAAAAGAAGCCGTGGTAACTACATCGGTTGGTGGGCAAAAAGGAGGTGGGACGGTTGTTACACCCTATGGGAAAAAACTAATAGCGGCTTTTGAGCAAATCAACAAAAAGTGTTGGGAGTTTCTGGACAAAGAGTTTGAAACCCTAAACGGAATTTAAGAAAAACGAATCAGGTTTATCGCTACGGCAAAATGTCAATTCTGTCAATAGCACTAACACCAACAAGTTATAGTATAGAAAATAGGATTAGAAAATGGGCACTACTTATAAAAACGTATTTAAACAAGGCGCTATTTCTTCTGCATTTATAGCGGAATCTATTGCCAAACATCAATCTAAAACCAGTATTGGCGCGCATAATATTTTTCTTGGCCAAGTACGGGCCGATGTTGTAGACGATAAAAAAGTTGCAGCTATTGAGTATACGGCATATGAGGATATGGCAAATAAGAAATTCCATGAGATACGGGAGGCTACTTTTGAAAAATTCAACCTTAGCTGTATGCATATCTACCATAGTTTGGGAGAGGTAAAATCGGGAGAGATATGCCTATTTGTTTTTGTGTCATCACCAAGGCGGAAAGAAGTCTTTAAAGCGTTGGAATATGTGGTAGAGGCCATTAAGGCCGATGTGCCTGTTTTTGGAAAGGAAATATTTGAGGATGAATCTTCTCAATGGAAAGTAAACAGCTAGCGGCATGGTAGCGTATTAATACGCTTAAAACGGCAAGGGCTTAGGCGATTGTACAGGGCAAACATTCCTACTTGAAGATCTCGCTTACGTCCAACGTACCGTAGGCGCGTAGCTGGTACCCGGCATGCTCCAAAATCCCCTATTATGCCGTTCTCCGCTGTAAAGGAGTTTATTTGGAAGTCTCTATACTAAGGCTTTTGGGTGGCGAACCCTTAGTAGGAAAGGACATTGTTTTGATCATGGGGAAATTGGCGCTATCTGTTGAAGGAGTTGTATTCTTAGTTTGAGGCCCTGCCCAAATTTGTTTTAAAAAGATTTGGATTGATCGTTAGTTGAACCCATCCCCAGTTGTTTGTATTGTCACTTGGTCTGCCACCTTTTGTAAGCGTCATACTATCCGAAGCAAACATGTGGGAATAGCCTACATTTAGCTTTACATTCGTCATTAGGGCTTGTGTATATACCAAATCTAATTCCGTTCCTAAATAAGCATCGGCATCTCCGGAAAGGTCTGCATTGGCGCTAAAATAATGTCCTTTTAGCAATAGGTTCGATTTTTCGCCCGTGGTAAAAACAATTTTTCCGTATACATCGTTAAGTCCGACATTGTTAGCATGGTTGCCTACATAAAAATAATCCATGAATCCATTAAACTTGTGATTGGTGCCATAAAGAGGAAAGAAGGATTTGTTCTTGGAGTCGCCGTCTTGGTCGGTTCCGCTTAAAAGTTCAACACCCAAACCGTAAAGAAGTTTATCAGATGTATAAGTGGCCTCTAAAGCCAATTGATAAGCTGCTAAGTCCGTGGTAGCATTTGCTTTCCCAAATTGATAATAGGCACTACCGGCAAAATTTACTTTCTGTATTGGGAATTTAAAGTATGAACCCGTGGTCTGTCTATAGGAAACGCCGTCTGCAATATCATTGGCATCACCGGTAAAATCTTGAAACCCCGTATTTAGAAAAAGGAAGCTCACGGAATTTTTCTCCCAAGATTGCTTGAGGTAGGCATACTGCATGGATTTATAAGTAAAAAAACCTTGAATATTATATGCCGTCCCTTCATTACTTGCCGCTTCTTGGCTAAAGGCCCCACCTAAGTCAAGCATAAAATTATCCTTTTTGTAGCTTATGATGGCAGCATCATGAAAACGTCCTTGCATGGCCCAATCCAAACCGCCAAAAATACGTTGGTCGTCATAAGAAATTACTTGCCTGCCTAGCTTGGTAGACCAATTTTCATTGAATTGCAATTGTGCCCAAGCTTGAAATAAAGAGAAAGAATCGTTTCCGTCTATCGCTAAAATTTGTCGGGTGTCTCCCCAAGTACTCACATCTTGTACCGCAATGAACAGTTTTAGTTTTTCTGCGGAATAGCCAATATTCAGACGGGTACGTTGGTTTACGAATGCGGCGGGATCGGCATCGGTAGGAAAAAGGTTGTTGTATCCGTGGCGATATTCAAATCGGGCCCTTAGATCAGCATCAACTTCCAGTGTTTGCGCTGATATAGGTATAAAATTGAAAATAAGTGAAAATAGAATACCTACCTGAAGTCTTTGTATGGTCATAATAGCTAGTTTATTGCATTTGACAACAAAGGTTCGCTATTTGAATTTCAATAAACATGATATTGGTCACTTAAGTATGTCGGTGCTAAACACCCGGGTTCCAACCAATGGCAATTGCCACTTGCTTTTGCTCCTTTATAATGGATCGTATCATATAAGGTCTATCGATATCTACGTTTTGAATGTTTTCGGCCATAGGTTTGCCGTCTATTGAAACATTCCCTTCAAAATTTTTCAGGGGTTGATGGCCTAATCCATATCTATTATCTTCTACTAATAGTAGCATCAGCATTTTATCTGGATTAGCTGTGGAGCAATATATGCCAAAGTCATCCCATAAATACACCTTGTTGTTCGTGTTTTTAATAGGTTCTATGCGAGAAGCCTCTCCCAATATGTTTTTAAGTACCGTGTAATTGGTAGGAAAGCTAATACTGGTGTTATTCAGAAAAATTTCAGTGGCTGTGCATTCTACTGAAATAGGAGTGCTCTGTTTTTTTCTCTTACTCGGATCTCTAAAGTCAAAAATGCCCATATAATGCAAGATATTTCTTTTTTTAAGGATAATCGATTATTTAAGATTATTCTATTTTTAATCAGGGCGTTTTTCTGGAGCGCCCGTATGTCCCTTTTCCGGATAAGCTCGATAGTTTTAATTAAAAAAAATAGCTGATCGAAAACAACATATCATCTCCCCTAAATAATTTTACCCTTTGTTGATTCGGAACGTAAAGCGTTTTTACCCCATGTTCGTTTATTGTATTGCCGGGAAAACCGAGAGTAATTTGGTTTTAAGGATGTGATTGATGGGAGATAGAATTTCAACTTCCATTTTAAGTATATTATATGCAGTTGTTAATCCAACCATATATCAGTGTTGAAACATTTACGGTAAGGGAAATTGACAATATAATCAAGAAATATAGACTAAATAGACTGTATGATTCATACAGTTCAAATAAAGAAAGATAAAGATAAGGTACAACAATACGATATATCGTAACTTAAAAATTTTTAATTTTCAACACAAAAAATGAAAGTATGTATTGCTGAAAAACCATCTGTTGCGCGAGAAATAGCTTCCGTTCTTGGGGCGAATACCAAACATGATGGTTACTACGTAGGTAATGGCTATGCAGTAACCTATACTTTCGGACATCTTTGCACACTTAAAGAGCCAAGCGATTATAAACCTCATTGGAAAAGTTGGGATCTAAATAACCTACCAATGTTACCCGAACATTTTGAAACCAAAGTGACTAAAGATTCTGGTATTCAAAAACAGTTTAAGATTATAAAGCAATTATTCGATAAGGCCGATGTTGTTATAAACTGTGGGGATGCCGGGCAAGAGGGGGAATTGATACAACGTTGGGTATTAAATCAAGCGAACTACAAAGGCAAGGTTGAAAGACTTTGGATTTCTTCACTTACCAAAGAAGCTATAAAAGAAGGATTCGATAATTTAAAACCCTCTACAGATTACGATAATTTATATTATGCAGGTTTTTCTCGTGCGATTGGCGATTGGCTTTTGGGTATGAATGCTACCCGCTTATACACTTTAAAACATGGCGGCTACAAGCAAGTATTGTCCGTTGGGCGTGTACAAACACCAACCTTGGCTATGCTGGTAGACCGGTTTAAAGAGATAGAGAATTTTAAGCCACAACCTTATTGGGAGCTGCAAACATTATATCGCGAAACCTTGTTCAGTTATGAAGAAGGTCGTTTTTTAAAAGTAGAAGATGGCGAAAAACTTGCCAATATTGTAAAAGAACATGACTTTGAAATTGTTTCTATCTCAAAAAAGGCAGGTAATGAATATGCGCCCAAGCTTTTTGATTTGACAGGTTTACAAGTGTATTGTAACACCAAATTTGGATTTAGTGCAGACGAGACTTTAAAGATTGTTCAGAAATTATATGAGCAAAAAGTAGTGACCTACCCAAGGGTAGATACCACATTTTTGCCTAATGATGTATACCCTAAAGTGCCGGAGATACTCAAGAAACTTACGAAGTACGATACCCTAACGAAACCTCTTGACGGTAAAAAATTAAAGAAAACCAAAAAGGTTTTTGACGACAGTAAGGTTACGGATCACCACGCTATTATTCCTACTGGTCAACAAATAAACTTGCAGTACAATCAGCAACAGGTTTATGATATAATTGTACGCCGTTTTATAGCTGTTTTTTATCCAGATTGTAAAGTTTCGAATACTACTGTCATAGGTAAAGCTGAAACGGTAAAATTTAAAACCACCGGAAAAGAGATTTTAGAAAAAGGATGGCGTATTGTTTTCGAAACACCCAATGCACCATCAAAAGAATCGGGAATATTGCCAACGTTCAAGAAAGGCGAAAAGGGTCCACACGAGCCTTCATTTTTAGAAAAGCAAACAAAGCCGCCAAAGCAGTATACAGAAGCTTCACTCTTACGTGCAATGGAAACTGCAGGCAAAAAGGTCGATGACGATGAACTTCGTGAGCTAATGAAAGAAAACGGAATTGGTAGGCCTTCAACACGTGCCAATATCATCGAAACATTGTTTCGTAGAAAATATATAAAGCGAAATAAAAAGCAAGTGATTCCCACGGTTACAGGTATTCAATTGATCGACACCATTCAAAATGAAATGCTGAAGTCTGCCGAACTTACCGGTAAATGGGAAAAGCAATTAAAAGATATTGAGAAAGGTACCTTTAGTGCAGGCAGTTTTATCAAGCAGATGAAAAAAATGGTCGATCAATTGGTTTACGACGTTCGAAGTGAAACTAGAAAGGCTAATATTTCAGCTGTAAATAACAAACCGCCAGCAGCGGCTTCCAAGAAAAAAGCAATTAAAAAGGCTACGGATATAACATCGGAGGTTTGTCCTAAATGTAAAAAAGGAAGCATTCGAAGAGGGAAATCGGCTTATGGCTGTTCTGAGTTTAATAAGACTTGCGATTTTGTTATTCCTTTTAAATTTCAAGGGAAAACCATTTCAGAAAAACAGTATGTTAGGTTGTTTCAAAAAGGTTCGACAGTAAATTTAAAAGGCTTTAAAGTCAACAATGATTCAGTTGAAGGCTTGGTTAGATTTGATGACAGCTTTAAATTAAAGTTAGAACCTAAGAAGCCTAAAATTCAAGTAAAGAATACCTCCGAAGAAAATAGGTGTCCGAAATGTAACAAAGGCACTATCATAAAAGGAAAAACCGCTTACGGTTGTAGTGAGTATAAAACGGGTTGCGACTTTCGTTTTAGTTATGATGCTATTCGTGAAAAAGCAAAAGGACGACCATTGACCAAAGAGTTGGTTTTCGAAATTTTTAGGGAACACTAATCTTTTTAATTTTCCTGTAAAAGTATTAACTGAAGTGAGTTAATTACTAGTGAATTGGTAAATAAGAAAAGTTGGTTTAAGAGGAGACTGTAAACTGAACTCTGTCTGAAAAAAGATTATAAGTATTAATTTTATTCAGACAGAATCATGACAAAGAAAGAACAGGCTTAATTTTATTTGTCGACCATATTGAATTCTTGAATATAGGAAGTCACAGGTAATCTTATATTTAACAGGATTTCAAAACCTTAAATGAGTTTATTATTGGTGGCATACATGATAGCTTCTGATATGTTGGTCACTTCTAATTTGTCGAATAACTTTCTTCTATGAAATTTTACCGTATCGGGCGATACGTAAATTGATTCGGCTATCTCTTTTATAGTTAAGCCTCTAATCGACAATTGCAATATTTCTTTTTCCCGAGATGAGAGCTTTATTTTTTCATCCGCTTTCCAGAAGTCGCCATCTAGGTTATACTTGAAAATTTTATGATTTCCCTTTTTATAGATTTTAATATTCCCCGCTTGTCGTTCGGTCGATAAGGATACGATACATACGGCTTTCCATATTTTGCCGTTTTCGGTCAAAAACATTGGGGTTAATTTTTGATTTATTAGTATGATTTTTCCTTCTTGGTTTTTTATATGAAAGTCATATGAAATGGTATGTTCTTTGCGTTCTTCTAAGGGAATTCTGTCATAAAACTCGAAGCCTACCTTGTTGATTTTAATGAGTAAATCCAAATCGGACTTTATTACATATTTGAAGTAGAAAGCATATCCCATCTCCTTGATTTCATCGGCCGTATGGCCACAAAGGAACAACGGGTTGTCAGAGACGTATTCAAACCCTCTTTTTTGATAATCAATTACATATATGCTTTTGTAGGTGGCCCTTGAGAAGGCTTTTATGGCTTCTAGATAATCTAATGCTTGTTCTTGACTTCCTTTAGGAATTTCACCAACTGAATTTTCAAAGGAAAAAAAATCTTTTGTGTAGGTCATAGAGTCGTATTCGTGTACGAATTTATGGCTATAAATATAACTTTTTTCCCTTTAAAATAAGGTGATGATCAACGAAAAAGCCTTCGGAAAAGGTTGGCGTAAACCTATTTGATATAAAAAAACAGGCCGTCTTAAATTTTGGCTTTTGGGAAAGTTGTGCAGGCTATTCGAAAGACATTTAAAACAAGAACGTAAATAGCCGAAATTGGAATTGATGAAGCTAAAACCACACTTTAGTGTAAAAACAAGAATGCGTGATTGAAATATCTTCGTCCGAAGATATTCTTATACGATATTTTATATGCATATTTTTAAGAGCGTGGCCGTCTTTTTTGTACTGAAAATCGGTATTTTATCGGCCCAGAATAGTGTGTCAGGGAACATAATTGATACATCGGGACATCCCCTTGCCTTCGCCAATGTAGTACTATACGAGGCATCAACCAATACTTTGGTAAAAGGGGCGGTAAGCGATGATAAGGGATATTATTATATTAAAGGGATTCCTGATTCTACCTACTTGTTGGAAGTTTCCGTACTAGGGTTCAAGACAATAAAGTCTGAAAATTTCTCGCTTTCGACGGAAAACAAAAATGTAGAAATGAACTTTAATCTAGAGGAACAGGCCCAATCCTTAAACGAGGTAGTCGTGACAAGCAATCGCCCGGTAATCCGACAAACGGCGGAAAAATTAATAGTTGATTTGGAGCAATCCGAAATGGTGAGTTCCAATCTACAGGATGTTATGAAGAAGGTGCCGGGGATTATCGTTACCAATG is from Zobellia galactanivorans and encodes:
- a CDS encoding winged helix-turn-helix domain-containing protein; the protein is MNDYKIKSRIWIEVGDNVLFGEGRVRLLKEIETQGSLSKAAKSIGMSYKKAWTLVDAVNKSAKEAVVTTSVGGQKGGGTVVTPYGKKLIAAFEQINKKCWEFLDKEFETLNGI
- a CDS encoding molybdenum cofactor biosynthesis protein MoaE, with product MGTTYKNVFKQGAISSAFIAESIAKHQSKTSIGAHNIFLGQVRADVVDDKKVAAIEYTAYEDMANKKFHEIREATFEKFNLSCMHIYHSLGEVKSGEICLFVFVSSPRRKEVFKALEYVVEAIKADVPVFGKEIFEDESSQWKVNS
- a CDS encoding alginate export family protein, with product MTIQRLQVGILFSLIFNFIPISAQTLEVDADLRARFEYRHGYNNLFPTDADPAAFVNQRTRLNIGYSAEKLKLFIAVQDVSTWGDTRQILAIDGNDSFSLFQAWAQLQFNENWSTKLGRQVISYDDQRIFGGLDWAMQGRFHDAAIISYKKDNFMLDLGGAFSQEAASNEGTAYNIQGFFTYKSMQYAYLKQSWEKNSVSFLFLNTGFQDFTGDANDIADGVSYRQTTGSYFKFPIQKVNFAGSAYYQFGKANATTDLAAYQLALEATYTSDKLLYGLGVELLSGTDQDGDSKNKSFFPLYGTNHKFNGFMDYFYVGNHANNVGLNDVYGKIVFTTGEKSNLLLKGHYFSANADLSGDADAYLGTELDLVYTQALMTNVKLNVGYSHMFASDSMTLTKGGRPSDNTNNWGWVQLTINPNLFKTNLGRASN
- a CDS encoding DUF7738 domain-containing protein, which codes for MGIFDFRDPSKRKKQSTPISVECTATEIFLNNTSISFPTNYTVLKNILGEASRIEPIKNTNNKVYLWDDFGIYCSTANPDKMLMLLLVEDNRYGLGHQPLKNFEGNVSIDGKPMAENIQNVDIDRPYMIRSIIKEQKQVAIAIGWNPGV
- a CDS encoding type IA DNA topoisomerase; amino-acid sequence: MKVCIAEKPSVAREIASVLGANTKHDGYYVGNGYAVTYTFGHLCTLKEPSDYKPHWKSWDLNNLPMLPEHFETKVTKDSGIQKQFKIIKQLFDKADVVINCGDAGQEGELIQRWVLNQANYKGKVERLWISSLTKEAIKEGFDNLKPSTDYDNLYYAGFSRAIGDWLLGMNATRLYTLKHGGYKQVLSVGRVQTPTLAMLVDRFKEIENFKPQPYWELQTLYRETLFSYEEGRFLKVEDGEKLANIVKEHDFEIVSISKKAGNEYAPKLFDLTGLQVYCNTKFGFSADETLKIVQKLYEQKVVTYPRVDTTFLPNDVYPKVPEILKKLTKYDTLTKPLDGKKLKKTKKVFDDSKVTDHHAIIPTGQQINLQYNQQQVYDIIVRRFIAVFYPDCKVSNTTVIGKAETVKFKTTGKEILEKGWRIVFETPNAPSKESGILPTFKKGEKGPHEPSFLEKQTKPPKQYTEASLLRAMETAGKKVDDDELRELMKENGIGRPSTRANIIETLFRRKYIKRNKKQVIPTVTGIQLIDTIQNEMLKSAELTGKWEKQLKDIEKGTFSAGSFIKQMKKMVDQLVYDVRSETRKANISAVNNKPPAAASKKKAIKKATDITSEVCPKCKKGSIRRGKSAYGCSEFNKTCDFVIPFKFQGKTISEKQYVRLFQKGSTVNLKGFKVNNDSVEGLVRFDDSFKLKLEPKKPKIQVKNTSEENRCPKCNKGTIIKGKTAYGCSEYKTGCDFRFSYDAIREKAKGRPLTKELVFEIFREH
- a CDS encoding response regulator transcription factor; translation: MTYTKDFFSFENSVGEIPKGSQEQALDYLEAIKAFSRATYKSIYVIDYQKRGFEYVSDNPLFLCGHTADEIKEMGYAFYFKYVIKSDLDLLIKINKVGFEFYDRIPLEERKEHTISYDFHIKNQEGKIILINQKLTPMFLTENGKIWKAVCIVSLSTERQAGNIKIYKKGNHKIFKYNLDGDFWKADEKIKLSSREKEILQLSIRGLTIKEIAESIYVSPDTVKFHRRKLFDKLEVTNISEAIMYATNNKLI